One segment of Megachile rotundata isolate GNS110a chromosome 4, iyMegRotu1, whole genome shotgun sequence DNA contains the following:
- the sdk gene encoding sidekick cell adhesion molecule isoform X4, producing the protein MEMLWRNAVADLSTFLSTRTRILFAAVYFIWIAGSACATETLQEPRFTTQPSSSGNILSENRTKFLQCQARGYPQPKYKWFKDGVPLSNELTSEPYFRIQSTRREDAGVYHCVATNDVGSIFSERITFAVAYMGVFEDLTERIVSVKSGSAAVLTLPPIESHPAPDVTWFASDGSLLYGIKYASVHHTLLILNASESDQGLYRARAINTQLGKEENSPFFKLQVTGDANADVAPAIIVKPQDTQIIKDQDVTYIHCIANARSLHELRTLWTKDGIPIENSRISYSFNDSWNRTLALMSANITYTGVYSCHVDLRSGGYPTVNASAKVVVYEKPAFITELKRETLSDYGSTVTLPCDAVGVPPPNISWFRNAEPVDHLLGSRYAMEEDGSLTIKKLTMDDSGMFQCLAANEVGEASSYTWLKAKKGLESRVKNRVVRWAAGYNVVRVRQSDRRFMFSQYPDTSGPIMENGPQNLTILDGKDATLSCNAVAAPIPNTTWIYNDTIPVEIAGRVQVLDNGDLLIAAVKPNDAGKYTCIRANEAGSVNGSAYLTVLVRTQIVQPPVDTSVLLGYTAELQCKVSNDPSVLYDIAWFHNSQVINTQASQRVKMRSDGTLEIVAVRASDVGEYMCSVVSPGGNETRSARLSVIELPFAPINVMADRVERISPRTINVSWVPGFDGNSPTKKFIVQRREVSDLGPIPDSALNWITECDNVSAQSRWVLLNNLKAAAAYQFRVSAENSVGEGPPSDPSNVVALPQEPPSGPPVGFVGSARSSSEIITQWQLPLEEYRNGHILGYVLRYRLYGYNDSPWTIQNITNEAQRNYLITDLITWKDYIVQIAAYNDKGVGVFTEGLKIKTKEGVPEAPPTNVRAKAVNSTAIKVWWKPPNPQKINGINQGYKLQAWIGSNFTEANEYKSMSVPPSLFDPLAEQSAIMTGLRKYTLYNITVLCFTDPGDGERSSPVQIRTLEDVPEQVENLQFEDISDRALTVKWKPPKEINGILTLYQLKYMIKDVPDSLRVENFTANDLLAKIEHLQAMTHYKFEVVAWTSIGPGKPKVAVIQSGVEPVLPEPPTKLALSNIDAFSVVLQFTPGFDGNSSITKWTVQAQTTRNTTWYNIYEVSDPDASTITVGGLIPFMQYKLRLIANNVVGASQPSEPTKEFQTIQAPPSHPPRNVTVRAMSATELRVRWIPLQQVEWYGNPRGYNVTYTEVRTNTSKSITIEDHTANSYILENVEEYALYEVVMQAFNDVGSSTLSPKAIERTREAVPSMGPVNVEANATSSTTILVRWGDVPIEHQNGQIEGFKVYYGSNARSAFQYKNIPSNTTFTTTLTELRKFVQYHVQVLAYTRLGDGTLSTPPVRVQTFEDAPGPPSNVSFPDVSFTTARIIWDTPEDPNGEILAYKVMFHLNNSQDHQFSKEFPASDRTFRATGLEPEKYYMFSVTAQTRLGWGKTAYAIVFTTNNRERPQAPSMPQVSRSQVQSRQITFSWTPGRDGFAPLRYYTVQQSENSGPFQTIPERVEPTLTSYTANNLKPFTLYQFRIQATNDIGPSTWSTESVQVQTLPAAPSKGVTGLKVVPITTSSIEVHWNPIDEVYWSGDHETGGYRVIYQPVSDFPTALQDTPKEEILGIKAAKIVLSDLTEDRYYEVVVLPFNSEGEGPSSPPVTVYVGEAVPTGEPQHLKAEPISSTEVQLRWKPPQANMQNGDLLGYKIFYLVTDSPQELENKQEEEIEVVPASYLTHSLVFLDKYTEYRIQVLAFNPAGDGPRTPPITVRTKEDIPGPPYNLQFTEITMTSLRVSWEAPKLRNGQIVGYIVTYETAEQNDRFSKQVKQKVTETSLLIQPLEEEETYTFMVRAQTIDFGPPISGNVTTGPQEGSPMAPSNLAVTKTVSSVELQWTNGASGKGPILGYYIETRRKDDSRWQTIVRSSNGPLTEYSVSYQNLLPSTSYLFRVISYNRYGISYPAYSTETILTPSKLYLEYAYLQHKPFYRQTWFMVTLAATSIIIIIMVIAVLCVKSKSYKYKQITVLEEAQKTLEESMAMDTDDRQESDLELYRSRQGGGGAINMASACGTLGKRNTLARKSMHPPPPTMLGKSPPRPSPASVAYHSDEESLKGYDENPDDSSVTEKPSEISSTDSQGSESENESVQSDPHSFVNHYANVNDSLRQSWKRQKPVRNYSSYTDSEPEGSAVVSLNGGQIIMNNMARSRAPLPGFSSFV; encoded by the exons AGACCCTCCAGGAACCGCGCTTCACCACTCAGCCTTCCAGTAGCGGCAATATTCTTAGCGAAAATCGAACGAAATTTCTGCAGTGTCAAGCGAGAG GATATCCTCAGCCAAAATACAAGTGGTTCAAGGATGGAGTGCCTCTCAGCAACGAGCTTACTTCGGAACCTTATTTCCGAATACAAAGTACACGCAGAGAAGACGCAGGAGTGTATCACTGTGTCGCCACGAACGATGTAGGATCTATATTTAGTGAAAGAATTACATTTGCGGTAGCCT ATATGGGGGTGTTCGAGGACCTCACAGAAAGGATAGTAAGCGTAAAATCGGGTAGCGCTGCTGTTTTAACATTACCGCCGATAGAAAGTCATCCTGCACCTGACGTTACATGGTTCGCATCCGATGGTTCGTTGTTATACGGCATAAAGTATGCATCCGTTCATCACACGTTGCTTATCTTGAACGCATCTGAGAGCGATCAGGGCCTGTACAG AGCAAGAGCCATCAACACGCAATTAGGCAAAGAGGAGAACAGTCCATTCTTCAAACTACAAGTTACAGGGGATGCGAATGCTGATGTGGCACCTGCTATCATAGTGAAACCACAGGACACACAGATCATCAAGGATCAAGATGTTACTTATATACATTGTATAGCAAATGCTAG GTCGCTTCACGAGTTACGAACTTTATGGACGAAGGATGGGATTCCTATCGAGAACTCCAGAATATCTTATAGCTTTAACGACTCGTGGAACAGAACTTTAGCATTGATGTCGGCAAATATAACTTATACTGGCGTATATTCTTGCCACGTGGATCTAAGGAGCGGTGGTTACCCTACGGTTAATGCGAGTGCCAAAGTTGTCGTGTATG AAAAACCAGCATTTATAACAGAATTAAAAAGAGAGACTTTAAGTGACTATGGATCAACTGTAACACTGCCATGCGATGCTGTTGGTGTTCCTCCTCCTAACATCAGCTGGTTCCGCAATGCTGAGCCTGTTGACCATCTTCTTGGATCTAG GTATGCAATGGAAGAAGATGGTTCACTGACAATCAAAAAATTGACTATGGATGATTCAGGAATGTTTCAATGTCTTGCTGCGAATGAAGTTGGCGAAGCATCCAGTTACACTTGGTTAAAAGCTAAAA AAGGATTAGAAAGCAGAGTGAAAAACAGAGTTGTCCGCTGGGCAGCTGGCTACAATGTAGTCAGAGTTCGCCAATCTGATCGCCGTTTTATGTTCTCTCAGTATCCAGACA CATCTGGACCAATTATGGAAAATGGTCCACAGAATCTTACTATATTAGATGGAAAAGACGCAACATTATCGTGTAACGCTGTAGCGGCTCCAATACCTAATACCACGTGGATTTATAATG ATACAATCCCTGTGGAAATCGCTGGAAGAGTACAGGTCCTGGATAACGGTGATCTTTTAATTGCCGCTGTGAAACCAAACGATGCAGGAAAATATACATGCATTCGAGCTAATGAAGCTGGTTCTGTAAACGGTTCTGCATACCTTACTGTTTTAG TTCGAACACAAATTGTTCAACCACCTGTTGATACTTCGGTTCTCCTCGGATACACTGCGGAATTACAATGCAAAGTTTCCAACGATCCAAGCGTTTTATATGATATAGCTTGGTTTCACAATTCACA AGTCATAAATACGCAAGCCAGTCAAAGAGTAAAGATGCGTAGCGATGGGACATTGGAAATAGTTGCTGTCCGGGCTTCCGATGTGGGCGAATATATGTGTTCCGTGGTTTCTCCGGGAGGAAACGAGACTCGATCAGCTCGTCTTAGTGTAATTGAATTACCGTTCGCGCCAATAAATGTCATGGCAGATCGAGTTGAACGGATTTCTCCTCGTACTATAAATGTCAGTTGGGTACCAGGTTTCGACGGAAATAGTCCAACGAAGAAATTTATAGTTCAGAGGCGAGAGGTCTCCGATCTCG GACCCATACCCGATTCAGCGCTAAATTGGATCACCGAGTGTGATAATGTTTCGGCACAAAGCCGTTGGGTATTACTGAACAATTTGAAAGCAGCGGCTGCATATCAGTTTCGAGTAAGTGCGGAAAATAGTGTCGGTGAGGGACCTCCTTCAGATCCAAGTAACGTAGTGGCTCTGCCTCAAGAAC CCCCGAGTGGACCACCTGTTGGATTTGTTGGTTCCGCTCGATCCTCGTCAGAAATAATAACACAGTGGCAACTACCATTGGAAGAATATCGAAACGGCCATATTTTAGGATACGTGTTGAGGTATAGGTTGTACGGTTACAATGACAGTCCGTGGACGATACAGAATATAACCAACGAAGCACAAAGAAATTATCTTATTACCGACTTAATTACGTGGAAAGATTACATTGTACAAATAGCAGCATATAACGATAAAGGGGTGGGAGTATTCACCGAGGGTTTGAAGATTAAAACTAAAGAAGGAGTACCAGAAGCTCCACCAACTAATGTGAGAGCAAAGGCTGTAAATTCTACGGCAATTAAAGTGTGGTGGAAACCTCCGAATCCACAAAAAATTAACGGAATTAATCAAGGTTACAAATTGCAAGCTTGGATCGGCTCTAACTTTACAGAAGCAAACGAATACAAGTCAATGAGTGTGCCACCTAGCCTATTTGATCCTCTTGCGGAACAAAGTGCCATTATGACTGGTTTAAGGAAATATACATTGTACAATATAACCGTGTTATGCTTCACCGATCCCGGTGACGGTGAAAGAAGTTCCCCCGTTCAAATTCGTACACTCGAAGATGTACCTGAACAagtagaaaatttacaattcgaGGATATAAGTGATCGTGCCCTTACCGTTAAATGGAAACCGCCAAAAGAAATCAACGGCATCCTCACCCTTTATCAATTGAAATATATGATCAAAGATGTACCAGATTCTTTAAGAGTTGAAAACTTTACAGCTAACGATTTATTAGCAAAAATTGAACACTTGCAAGCAATGACACATTATAAATTCGAAGTCGTCGCTTGGACTTCGATTGGTCCCGGGAAACCAAAAGTAGCCGTCATTCAATCGGGTGTCGAGCCTGTTCTTCCTGAACCACCGACTAAACTAGCACTGTCAAATATAGATGCATTCTCTGTCGTTCTTCAATTTACACCTGGGTTCGATGGTAATTCATCTATAACAAAATGGACAGTGCAAGCACAAACTACCCGGAATACAACTTGGTACAACATATACGAAGTCTCAGATCCTGATGCTAGTACAATCACTGTAGGTGGCCTAATTCCTTTTATGCAATACAAACTACGATTAATCGCTAATAACGTTGTTGGTGCTTCTCAACCTTCCGAGCCTACGAAAGAATTTCAAACGATTCAAGCACCACCGTCACATCCTCCTAGAAATGTTACAGTTCGCGCAATGAGTGCTACGGAATTACGTGTCAGGTGGATT CCCTTACAGCAAGTTGAATGGTACGGTAATCCGAGAGGATATAATGTTACTTATACCGAAGTTCGTACAAATACGTCGAAAAGCATAACAATCGAGGACCACACAGCGAATTCTTACATTTTAGAAAATGTGGAAGAGTATGCTCTGTACGAAGTTGTGATGCAAGCATTTAACGATGTCGGATCATCTACATTAAGTCCTAAAGCTATCGAAAGAACTCGTGAAGCAG TTCCCTCGATGGGACCTGTTAACGTAGAAGCCAATGCGACTTCTTCTACGACAATATTAGTGAGATGGGGTGATGTTCCTATAGAACATCAGAATGGTCAGATAGAAGGATTTAAAGTTTACTATGGCTCTAATGCTAGATCAGCATTCCAATACAAGAACATTCCCAGCAATACTACTTTTACGACAACTTTAACAGAACTTCGAAAATTTGTTCAGTACCATGTACAAGTTCTAGCTTATACGAGGCTTGGTGATGGAACCTTAAGTACACCACCAGTTAGAGTACAAACATTTGAAGATG ctCCTGGACCTCCGTCAAATGTGTCGTTTCCTGATGTAAGCTTTACCACTGCCCGCATTATTTGGGATACGCCAGAGGATCCTAATGGCGAGATCCTTGCTTACAAAGTAATGTTTCATTTAAATAACAGTCAGGATCATCAGTTTTCTAAGGAATTTCCTGCATCCGATAGAACTTTTAG AGCAACTGGATTAGAACCAGAAAAGTATTACATGTTTTCGGTAACTGCACAAACGAGATTAGGTTGGGGTAAAACAGCATACGCTATCGTTTTCACTACAAATAACAGGGAACGTCCTCAAGCACCATCAATGCCACAAGTGAGCAGATCACAAGTACAAAGTAGACAGATAACATTTAGCTGGACACCTGGTCGTGATGGATTTGCCCCACTACG TTATTACACAGTACAACAATCCGAAAATTCTGGACCATTTCAAACGATCCCCGAAAGGGTAGAACCGACTTTGACGTCTTATACAGCAAATAATTTGAAACCGTTCACACTTTATCAGTTTCGGATACAAGCCACTAACGATATAGGTCCTTCAACTTGGAGCACGGAATCTGTACAAGTCCAAACTTTACCAGCAG CACCTTCTAAGGGTGTTACTGGATTGAAAGTTGTTCCAATAACAACATCAAGTATAGAGGTTCATTGGAATCCAATAGATGAAGTATATTGGAGTGGAGATCATGAAACTGGTGGTTATCGCGTTATTTACCAGCCAGTTTCTGATTTCCCAACGGCTCTTCAGGACACTCCGAAAGAAGAAATATTGGGGATAAAA GCTGCAAAAATTGTTTTGAGCGATTTAACGGAAGATAGGTATTACGAGGTAGTAGTATTACCTTTCAATTCTGAAGGGGAAGGTCCATCAAGTCCTCCGGTAACTGTGTACGTGGGAGAAGCAGTTCCTACAGGAGAACCACAACATTTGAAAGCAGAACCGATTTCTTCTACTGAAGTTCAGTTACGCTGGAAACCACCCCAAGCCAACATGCAAAATGGAGACTTATTAGGATATAaa attttctaTTTAGTTACTGATTCTCCACAAGAGCTGGAAAACAAACaagaagaagaaatagaagTTGTACCAGCATCTTACTTAACGCATAGTTTAGTATTTCTAGATAAATATACGGAGTATCGCATTCAAGTGTTGGCATTTAATCCTGCTGGGGATGGCCCACGAACTCCACCGATTACTGTTCGAACAAAAGAA GATATTCCTGGACCCCCATATAATTTACAATTCACTGAAATTACAATGACTAGTCTTCGTGTCTCTTGGGAAGCGCCGAAATTACGAAATGGCCAAATAGTGGGCTATATTGTTACTTATGAAACGGCAGAACAAAATGATC gaTTTAGTAAGCAAGTGAAACAGAAAGTAACAGAAACGAGCTTATTAATTCAACCTTTAGAAGAGGAAGAAACTTATACTTTTATGGTTCGAGCACAAACTATCGATTTTGGACCACCTATATCAGGAAATGTCACAACGGGTCCACAAGAGGGTTCGCCGATGGCACCCAGCAATCTTGCTGTTACTAAGACTGTATCCAGTGTTGAATTACAGTGGACTAATGGAGCTTCTGGAAAAGGACCTATCCTTGGATATTACATTGAAACGCGTCGAAAag aTGACAGTCGTTGGCAGACAATAGTACGCAGTAGTAATGGTCCACTGACAGAGTATTCTGTATCCTATCAAAATTTACTTCCATCCACATCATATCTATTCAGggtaatatcatacaatcgctatggAATCAGTTATCCTGCATACTCCACAGAAACG ATACTAACTCCCTCAAAGTTGTATCTGGAATATGCATATTTACAACATAAACCATTCTATAGACAAACTTGGTTTATGGTTACTTTAGCTGCTACTTCGATTATAATCATTATAATGGTCATAGCGGTGCTATGTGTGAAGAGTAAAAGTTACAAGTATAAAC AAATTACTGTTTTAGAAGAAGCACAAAAGACACTTGAAGAGTCTATGGCAATGGATACAGATGATAGACAGGAATCTGATTTAGAACTCTATAGATCAAGACAAGGAGGTGGTGGTGCTATCAACATGGCAAGTGCCTGTGGTACCTTGGGTAAAAGAAATACTTTAGCAAGAAAATCGATGCATCCTCCACCTCCTACAATGTTAGGCAAATCGCCTCCCAGACCTTCACCAGCCTCGGTTGCATATCATAGCGATGAAGAAAGTCTTAAAGGATATGATGAAAATCCTGATGATAGTAGCGTTACGGAAAAACCTTCTGAAATTAGTTCAACAGATTCACag GGATCTGAAAGTGAAAATGAAAGTGTACAATCAGATCCACATTCCTTTGTAAATCATTACGCTAACGTCAACGATTCCTTAAGACAGTCATGGAAGCGTCAAAAACCAGTTAGGAATTATTCATCGTATACTGATTCTGAACCTGAAGGTAGTGCGGTTGTTAGTTTAAATGGAGGTCAAATTATTATGAACAATATGGCAAGGTCGAGGGCACCTTTACCTGGCTTCTCGTCATTTGTATAA